The Miltoncostaea oceani genome includes a region encoding these proteins:
- a CDS encoding LuxR C-terminal-related transcriptional regulator, giving the protein MKVFVLDPHMIYRRGLTSCLGDAEGIDAVAEAGSVGDAWVHPDLPESTVVVLDHGLPGGLEFIRQVREATGAQVLVCSSRSEEGEVVAAVAAGSMGYVCKDTLTPESLVAAVRAAASGAGVMEPGMLGTLLRGISRASEEVLEPRGLSLTRLNPREQQVLRLVAEGHPIREVAEQLRYSERTIKNVIHDVVTKLNVRTRSQAVARAVREGLI; this is encoded by the coding sequence GTGAAGGTCTTCGTTCTCGATCCCCACATGATCTACCGCCGGGGCCTCACGTCGTGCCTGGGGGACGCCGAGGGGATCGACGCGGTCGCCGAGGCCGGCAGCGTCGGCGACGCCTGGGTGCACCCGGACCTCCCGGAGTCCACCGTCGTCGTGCTCGACCACGGGCTGCCGGGCGGGCTGGAGTTCATCCGCCAAGTGCGCGAGGCGACCGGCGCGCAGGTGCTGGTGTGCTCGTCGCGCAGCGAGGAGGGCGAGGTCGTCGCCGCCGTCGCCGCCGGGTCGATGGGCTACGTCTGCAAGGACACCCTGACGCCGGAGTCGCTCGTCGCCGCGGTCCGGGCCGCCGCGAGCGGCGCGGGCGTGATGGAGCCGGGGATGCTCGGCACCCTGCTGCGCGGCATCTCGCGCGCGTCGGAGGAGGTCCTCGAGCCGCGCGGCCTCTCGCTGACCCGCCTCAACCCCCGCGAGCAGCAGGTGCTGCGCCTCGTCGCCGAGGGCCACCCGATCCGCGAGGTCGCGGAGCAGCTCCGCTACAGCGAGCGGACGATCAAGAACGTGATCCACGACGTCGTGACGAAGCTCAACGTGCGCACCCGCTCCCAGGCCGTCGCCCGCGCGGTCCGGGAGGGCCTGATCTGA